Proteins from one Homalodisca vitripennis isolate AUS2020 chromosome 3, UT_GWSS_2.1, whole genome shotgun sequence genomic window:
- the LOC124358526 gene encoding uncharacterized protein LOC124358526, whose translation MKEDIIIAVQNRPALWDKRHKQHHNRHVLDKEWKEIAKELKVTDKVVKQIWKNLRQEFRKQFSKTIKSGAAAPETPTWKYYDSMAFLKDQFLPRKSTGNLADVIADDSDHDLNEEESEEVTEIGQECDEPDNPQLDTENLTIVPAPESESRQQQKSHASRPAMPPRFNTNDLITRTGFKKRITTQAAIGRELVQLEKEKLKLKQQKSEDRANDEDVGFFNSLLPHVKNLNPRKKMLFRMKVQEILFDMAYSPEPPSSFSTTSTVTRPTSVDHSTSSHRYSPYDSSSPSTMASPSPVTFAQLVRDVT comes from the exons ATGAAGGAAGATATTATTATTGCTGTCCAAAATCGTCCAGCCTTGTGGGACAAGAGACACAAGCAACATCACAATCGTCACGTTCTGGACAAGGAATGGAAGGAAATTGCGAAAGAACTAAAAGTTACAG ATAAAGTTGTGAAGCAAATTTGGAAGAACTTGAGGCAAGAATTCagaaaacaattttccaaaacaattaagTCTGGAGCTGCAGCACCAGAAACACCCACATGGAAATATTACGACAGCATGGCGTTTCTCAAAGACCAGTTTTTGCCCCGCAAATCAACAGGAAACCTTGCAGATGTAATAGCAGATGACTCAGACCACGACCTAAACGAAGAGGAGTCGGAAGAAGTGACCGAGATAGGCCAAGAATGTGATGAACCTGACAATCCACAGTTGGACACAGAGAATCTGACAATAGTACCGGCGCCGGAGAGTGAATCACGCCAGCAGCAGAAATCTCATGCATCACGCCCTGCAATGCCACCAAGATTTAATACGAATGACCTGATCACAAGaacaggatttaaaaaaagaatcacgACACAAGCAGCTATTGGACGGGAATTAGTGCAGTTGGAGAAAGAAAAGTTGAAGTTAAAGCAACAGAAAAGTGAGGACAGGGCAAATGACGAGGATGTTGGGTTCTTCAACTCACTGCTACCCCATGTTAAAAACCTGAATCCTAGAAAGAAAATGTTGTTCAGGATGAAAGTTCAAGAAATTCTTTTTGACATGGCATACTCACCCGAACCACCATCATCATTCTCAACAACATCAACTGTCACTAGACCTACGTCAGTAGACCACAGTACAAGCTCTCATCGCTACAGTCCCTACGACAGTTCCTCTCCTAGTACCATGGCATCACCATCACCAGTCACCTTCGCACAGCTGGTCCGCGACGTGACTTGA